The nucleotide window CAATGTTCGATTTATTTCATTTCGATTGCAATTTTAACATGTAACGAAGCTGCATACGAAACATTCTCATTCCTCTGCATATTTTCAACTTCTGCCTGGTTTAGCTGCAGCACTAGGTTACTAGTTTCATTGCATTTACATTTTAGTTATACATTTGCCAATGCCTTCCAAATTTTTTATCAGCTCCAATATTTATTTATGCAGTTGGATGTGTCATCGTCACAGCTTCTTGTGACTGATAGAGATTTTAAGGATCCAGAATTCCGCATGCAGCTTTCTGAAACTGTGAATTCATTGTTAGATCTGAAGGTTATTCCCATTTTTAACGAGAATGATTCAATTAGTACCAGACGAGCTCCATACGAGGTATCTGTCTTCCATGTTACCTTTTGCTTGAACATgtgaatgtattttttttttcttgtagttGGAGGTCCATTTTTTTAAGGAATCCATTTGCCACATTATCCTTTTATTTGCTTGTGTTCTTCTGTGTGAAGAAGCATATGATGCTCTGTAATAAATTAGCATCCTCTGGTTTTTAAATACATGGGTGAGGCAACTCAAAGTCATCAAGTTTGAGTCAACAAGGACATGGGCTAAGCTAAATCACAGAACAGACTTGGTCCAACCTCAATATCAGCTTGAATTGCTTAAGTTTTGCGATATGTTACATTACAATTGCATATATAAATCTAGAAAGAACAAATACTAAATTTTATGTTATTTATTCTATTTAATACACAAATATGCATTGTATAATATTTACTAACTCTAAACAAACATGTTGGTCAACTATATTATATGAACACAGACAATATATGGAGCCAAACAGATGTGATGTGGTAATAACTTACAAAATAATATTTTACATGCTCTATAGGCTATAGCATATAATAATCACCTAATGCTATAATCACTGCCTCTCATATGTTCGAATTGCATGCTAATTATCTGAGTCAACATGTTTGTAGCAATGCCAAGTCATGACTAGATTTAACGATTCCAACTCACCAAGGTCCCCAACCAAGCCTCATGTGAAGCATGGtaaactttgatatcctttgctTGCTTTATTATGCTTTGTAATCTGCTTATGTATTGGACATCCTAACAGATGTAGATGGGGAGTCTTTGTCTATATAAATGAATATCTAGAGAGTTATATGCAGTTTTTTGGATTGCCCTCTGCCTACATTGTTACTCTGTAGTTTGTGGGTGCCTTTTTATGCAAAGCTACATAAATCAGCAGATAATTCCTAATCGATCTCATCATGCCCTTGATAAATAGAAAACTTCTCTAATCGTCCAATGCTTAGACTGAAGAACATCTCCATGTAAAACACTTCATTACCACACAAATTCTTATGTTCTTATGGCTGTAGAGTACACCCttcacacatcatcatcatcatcatcatcatcatcatcatccaagccttatcccaatttatTGGGGTCAACTGCATGAATCCCACTCCACTTCTTTTTGTTCCCATTTATCCGGGGCGGCTCAGGAAGACTCTTATTGAATCATCGGAGGCATTATTGTCAGGATTCATGATAAAAGTTATGGCAGAAAATGATCAAAAGAAGAATAAACTTTGATATTGTAGCTTTTTTATgaatgaattttatttatttatttatttatttattttattttttatttttatttttttgcagcaTGTACTAGTACAAACACCATCATTGGAGACTCATTTAGTGGCACCTTCACCTTGCTTACCTTTAGTTCTTTTATCATGTACTGGCTGACCTGGATTCAGACAGTAATAGCCCACTTTGGGCTGGATTTATGCTGGGGCTAAAGATTTATAGTCTGTGCTTGGGTACGACTTTTGTGGCTCATTGACTAATGGGCCGAGCTTGGGTTTGGATATGCATAAAGGCCCCAACATGGCAATATAGTTCTCCTCAATTTAGTTGGCACTGTCGGTATGGGCACTTTGCTAGCAAGCTGTGCCAAACTTGGAGAGACCTTGGCACATCCCAGTCTGGAATGTTTACACCCTTACGTAGTTCATAGAACTCAAAAAATGTACTGCACTGTGTGGCTTCCAATCCTTCTGTTCCTTCTGTCCAAGGTCTGAAGTACCAGTAATGTGCTATAATAGCCAGGGGCTGAATTCATTATGTGCTGTTATATAAGCCATTATAAAtgatatgatgtttattttattacCTAAAGATATATGTTTTATTACATATTGGGCATTATGAACTGAAATATCAGCCATTAAAGATTCCCCATCATTGTTTTTTGaaaattgtattatatatataaatataatttttccAATGCCGAGGTGGATGAGCTGTTGCATCTCTTAGATCGCCTCCAAGGAATCTTGCCATGCCTTGTCTTAAGGATTCTTTGATTTGGTTGAAAGACAAATTGGGCAATTTCTCTGTGAAATACTTTTATAGTGTCATCTCCTGGATATAAATCGAGGTGAAGTGCTGCCATACAGGTCCAATCTGGTTTTATGGAGGTCCGCCAAAGGTAGCGGCCTTCGCTTGGCTCATAGGAAGGAAAAGAGTGCTTGccattgataacatatgtaaGCGGGCTATGGTTCTCCCTAATGTTTGCCCTCTCCACATGAACGATGAGGAATCGATGAAGCATCTTTTCATTCTCTGCTCTTTTGCTAGAGGTTTGTGGGATGGCATTTTGGATGTCTTTAAAATTCCTTGGGTGATGCTAGGTACAGTGGAGGGGCTGCTCTTCTCTTGGCACAAAAGCATTCCAGGAAGAGGACCAATCATTGCTTCAGAAATTGCTATGGGTCTTTCCTGCTTCTATTATAGGGCCTTATTGTATATCGGGAGTGGGCTTCCTGattagggtgtgtgtgtgtgtgtggctaaCTTCTGGCAGCCcggttgttgttgttttttttttttccttcttcttctttttgcctTTGTACAGTTGATCCCAAGctattgggataaggctttagaCGATGacgatgttgttgttgttgagatgtgtgtgtgtgtgtgataccGTGAGATTTTTTGAACGGTAGAAAAGTATATCATACTTTAATAATAATTAGTATTTAGTTTACTATGAAATCCCAATATTATTTAAATTAAGCTTAGTTAAGTATgtaatttaataattagaaatattaaaactgtaaagaaataaataaatgaaagaaaaagagctTCCAGCTTGTTAGTTGAGCTGGTTAGTTAGTGCACACCCCAACTAGATGGGAACCCAAGCTTGAGTGCTGCTGATGTGAGGTTTTAGTCTTGCCTGAACTGGTTACGTAATCTATATTGGAAAAAAATGGCAATTTTCTGCAAAGAAAAGGCCTAAACTACCAGAATAACTGCCAATATAACTTTTTATATCGGCCTTTCAGCGGCCATAACTTGCTACAATGTAGACCGTTACTGCACCCCCATGACATAATAGGCGTGCCCCAGAGAGCGTTGTAATGCTGTTTTAACGAGCATTATAATATCTTTATAAAAACCATGTTTTCTCTTCAATTAAAATTATTTTCATCTCATGATTTCTCTCATGATGAGAATTTGGTGCAGGATTCTTCTGGTATCTTTTGGGATAATGACAGTTTAGCAGCTCTATTGGCTTTGGAATTAAAAGCGGATCTTCTTGTTCTGTTGAGTGATGTGGCCGGCCTATATAGTGCTCCTCCTAGTGAAGCTCATTCaaagcttatatatacatatgtaaaaGAGACACATCAAGGGACGATAACATTTGGAGACAAATCGAGGGTAGGAAGAGGGGGTATGACTGCTAAAGTAAAAGCTGCTGTTTGTGCAGCCAGTTCAGGGACCCCTGTTGTTATTACCAGGTACTTCTCTACATTTTATTCTTTTCAATATATGACAGTATCCTTTTCGGTACTTTAGATGTGCGCTTAAGCTTTTAGCTTTTGATATTCCTTTAATTCAACTATATGCATAGTAGCAACAAACCTCAAGTTGATAATGTTTATATGATCATTTTAAAACTTTCACGATGTCCTCAATTGGCTTCATGATCATATAGCATTTGTCTAACTCTTTGGGTTAGCAATGTCCTTAATCAAATTGTTTGTCAATAGGGAGAGAGATCCACAGATTTTCATAGAAAATTTTATCTGCTTAATCTTAATTATAAATACAGCACAACATTGGAAGGTTGGATTTGCAGCCTGTTTTAAAGATTATTTATACAGTAGGGTTTCAAATTTTTGATCAATCAGAAACAGGAATGTTTGCTTTACTTATTGGTGTACAAGTCCTTCCAAAGCACCAACTATTTGGAACATTTGGTAAAAATGTTAGAAAGAAAATGTCAAGTTGAAACATTAACATGGAATTGGTTTCAAATCAAATGCTTCATGTAAGCTCAATTAATTCACATAGCAAATTGTATCTGCTTAGTCTTAATTACAAATACAGAACAATATTGAAGTTGGGATTTGCAAtcgattttaaattttaattatataGCTGTGTTTCAAATTTTTTAATCAATCAGAAAAAGGAAACTTCCAAGGAATCAACTAATCTGGGACATTTGGTAAAAAACAGCAGAAAGAAAATGTCAAGTTGAAACGTTAGCATCGAATCAATCTCTAGTCAAATGCTTCACTTACCTACATTAGGCAGCAAACTGAAGTTCTCAGCTACTGTTGTATTCTGTCATTTACCTGGCTGAACTCTATTTCATTTTCCATCTCTTTTGAAGTGGTTTTGGTACTGATAACATCATAAAAGTAATTCAAGGAGAACGTGTCGGCACTCTCTTTCATCAGCATGCAATTTTAGGGTGTCCACGTAAACAAGTTGGCGCCCGGGAGATGGCAGTTGCAGCAAGGGAATGTTCAAGGCGACTTCAGGTAACTTCACATTATTTCCCTTGATGACAAGGGTTGCATTCTTGTGTTTGAAAATTTCCCCTTTCTTTTTCTGCATTTTTTGGCAGCTGTTACATGTGTAACTCTTTAAAGTTTAAGCATGTCCCTTCTTTTAACTGCTAAATGTATAAAGCATGCTGCCTTTTTTTGTTCTTGGAGAAAGTGATTCTCATTGTCTGAGTGTGAAATATGCAATTTTTTTTCATTGCAGGGCCTATCTTCGCAAGACCGAAGAAAATTTTTACTGGACATTGCCGATGCCCTGGATACAAATGAGAAGTTGATCACTGTTGAGAATGAAGCCGATGTTGCAGCTGCACAGCAGGCTGGATATGACAAATCATTACTATCGCGCTTGACTCTGAAGCCAGGAAAGGCAAGGCATATCTGAATTACTAAAGTTCGTCCAATGGATGACTTTTATATTTTGGATCCTATTACTCATGTCTGGATTTTCTCCTACATTGAAAAAGTTTAATATTCTGATTTTCAAATTTGTTCCGTGTGGATGTTGTTCTAGAATGGTAATATTCTCTTTGTTTCTTGAAAGCTTTCCAGGTCATTTGGCTTTTTAAAGGATTGTGTTCTTTTCATTGAGTCCAATCTATATAAGTTTATTCTTTTGCAGATCTCAAGTCTGTCAAAATCCATCCGTGTACTTGCAGACATGGAAGAGCCGATTGGTTATGTTTTGAAGAGAACAGAGGTAAGGGGAATGGTTTGTTTAATCTTTCCTTCCCAATGTTATAAGTTTTGCGTCTCTTGATTGGCATTCTTCTAGAGTGAGGTTGCTTTAGAAACTGCAGAATGGTTATAATCTAGATTAGCTcatatccttcttcttttttgcacTGGCCGCCGTTCTCTTTAAAATTCTCAAGTATAGCTTTGTATCCAGATTGCAGATGGGCTCGTATTAGATAAGACGTCATGTCCCTTGGGCGTTCTCCTGATTGTTTTTGAGTCTCGACCTGATGCACTTGTTCAGGTATGAAGATATGACTTGTTTTCAGTAGTTGAGCACTATAAGAATCCCACTCTCCCAAAAATTCTTCAATATGCTCCCAGTTGAGCTTTTCATTGTTTGTCTTTCCTTCTAAAAGCATTTATTATTTATCTTTTGGCATGCTCTATGCTTATTATAACTTGTAGGTTGAATAAGAGTTCAGACATGCGCAGTGAATAATTGTGAACCAGGATCTTGACTTGTTCATTTTTTTGGAAGACTATTGACTATTTTATGTTCTTGACAACatctaggtttttaaaaagaaaagtaatattgccttttttttttgtactGTATCTATCAATAAGGTTTATCATAAACAATTATGATTTGTTAGAACACCTACTTTTTCCAATTTGTTAGAGAGTCGACAGATGGTCTCCAAAAGCAAGAGTCAGACTAGGAACAGGAGAAGGGTCAGGAGTGGGTAAGAAAGCATGGGAGAGTAGGGAACATGAAGTTTCAAATGCAGAGAAAATCTGTATACTTATTTCCATTTAATAAGTATGCAACCTAAAATTCTAGTGCTTCAAAAAAGATTTCTAGAGCTTGAATGTTATAAgaaagattttcaaaaatatgTTGTTATCTGATTTTTTCCCCCTAACTTGTGGGTCTTTGTCGCACGATAACCTGACTATCCATAAGTGAGGAGCCTGAATATCGACTAGCATATGATTGGTAGCATTTTTATGGTGGAGTCAGACTTGGACCTTTGATTGTCATAGTTGTGAACATGTGGTAGCTATTATGTTCAATGGTTGACATAGAAGAATCTTGGCTGATGGATATTGAAAGAGAATACAAGATGAAAGAGGGAATTGAAGATCATATCTCAATAACAAACTCATCATTTGGGTTGTTAGCGAGTTGTTTCAATAGAGAAGAGGTCAGAGGAGACCTCCAGAAGTTGCAAAGGAAAATTAGATTTTTTAGATAAAGGTGGCATAACACCTATCTAGCGCACACCAGAACACCCTAAACATATGGATCTTCAAAAGCCCGTGGGCTGGGTTCCACCTTGGATTTTCAGTTGGGatattagacttttttttttttttttttgccgcaACTTGAGGAACTTGAGGGCTATTGGCTTGATTATCATAATTgtatcttatatctttatttcatTTAATAGGCGCAGGTACTTTCTAACATCTTGCAAACCATTTCCATGTTTGGTGCTCATATTTATGAATAATTGTGTCAATTATCTCGTGTGTTGGACTGTAGGTGTACAAAATTTCCCCCCAAGTTTTTTGGTCCGCTTCGTGACAGTCTTCTGTCCTGGGATTTATCTCCTTTTCTGCACTTGTCGGGTTGTTTTTTTCTGTCTTGGTCGGTAGGTGATGAGGATTATGTCCTGATTTCTTTTGTAATCTTTTCTGGGTGAAAAAAATTATTAGTGatcattgaaaaataaaaataaaaatcctccaaGTAATTGCATGCCCCTGTCCTAGATTGGTCCAGTGTCAACAACTGCAATCCAACTGTGAGAAGTGTGAGCTTGCAGTTTGCTGCCGAACTGTTGTCACTTCTAGTAACTTTGGTCCAATACCTTCTTGCTGTTCTTTCAGGGACCTGCTCTTTGAGTCCTTCGAACTGCCTAATTTGCTTGGAAGGTCGATGGTAATGACTGGGTTTTGGTCTAGTGGATGACTGCATATTCCATCCTGTTTTATAGAGCACTTGGAGAAGACAGAATTCCTTTGAGATGCATATAGAGAGTTATAGATGTACTTTTataaggtttttattttttatttttatgtgtcCTTTTGTGTGTGCATGTTCACAGAGTGTTTGGTGCTCCTGCAGAGCACTTTATTGTAACTCAAGTATTATAATAAAAACGTGTGTGGGGTTGGGAGCCCTAACACACGTTTTctccaaacctctctctctctctctctctctctctctctctctctctctccctctcttccatttctttcatcttcttcctccaatcTCTTCCTCTCTTCTATGCATGCATACAATTATATGCTTGAGTGCCTAATGGGGACATCAAAGGACCTACTCGAGTGTACCAGAGAtggagacgaccacccacatcgGCGCAGCTTTCTTTGTgaatgggagacgagttccagatggggcccgccgggccattttgaagaccccacatgcattgaacgtgcatcaggaagaccccaccttgggatgatgcatgtgggctacttaaGAGATAATTTTAGTCATAgtatttctatttcgtgtcgatccgaccattggatcttgtagatcaggccatcgggccaccaaaTCTTTTAGATTTTGGCCCCTTAGACTCTGATCttactttctttatgttttttgttatttttaggagttatttaatggtggagattgataatatatgttttagttttcttatttaggataatgggccactttacttaagtgagtggcatagttgtaattatgctggatttaattccaaatttttaattataaaagcacaggggggtggagttccaaccctattgagaagaaaaaaaagaagagtggaGCTCTCTTgcgtgaaggaattttcctccttattttatagggttttttattatttaaaaaaaaaaaaaaaactctcccttccaattaaattgtggaagggtagaaacttgtttggtggtggattccaaggtacatccttcctctaTCTTATTCAAAAGGTATTCTTCGTCTTACATCCTTCCTCTCTCTTATTCAAGAGGTATTCTTCGTCTTACATCCTTCCTCTCTcatcttcgaaaggtattctcttcttctcgtgtcttcctcttttcccttccattacaaccttctaaaccctagatcttcaatttcctattttttcaaatttctaaaaaccctaattccaaaatcctcaattcccatgaaacctaattttcctaatttcaagttttcccctttcctaaccctaatcataaaacatacaaatctgtccattgagtgtggaatgtgcctacactaaattggaagttttatccttccatcggtcatagttttaattgatttatgtgatttcttagtatGTAGGcatgtgatttagattaaatcagattttatttcatattgtttattcttaattaattggtaggttaacatcttttgttaattgaattaatttatggactctttcataatctccacgttgcatgctagcattaaatcatttATCCTGTATCAGTGCCCTTATTCATCTAGATTTATCAGTGATATCTCATTATCTTCCATGACTTTGTCAGTGCTCATTACATTGTCTATAGATGTGGATCATATATTTACCAAATATGCATGTCCTTAGATTGATGCTTGAAGTGTGATATTTTGTTTCATTCAATGTTTTTATGTTCTGTTTTCAAATGGAGGAGAGAGGGAGGAAGGGATAGTTTAACTTTAGGCTGGAGATTAATAGTGTACGACCATATGATGAATTATGCTTTTCTTGTAGCTCTATTTTAAGTCTAATTCATCTTTgcgtcttttttttctttttttttttgtggcatgGAATAGATAGCTTCATTAGCAATTCGGAGTGGGAACGGGCTTCTCCTGAAAGGAGGAAAAGAAGCCATGCGATCTAATGCAATCTTGCACAAGGTTCGTTTGTTGAAACCTAGTATCCTTCTATAGGAGTATcgtctttccaaaaaaaaacttttttttttccttttctttaggtCATCACTGAAGCCATCCCAGATAAAGTGGGTAAAAATCTTATTGGACTAGTGTCTTCAAGAGAGGAGATTCCTTATCTACTCAAGGTGAGCAATCAAATTAGAGGACACCAGAAGTTGCTGTCATTTTCTAACACCTTGGTTCTTCACTAAATTCTTTTAATCTGCTCCAGCTTGATGATGTGATAGATCTTGTGATTCCAAGAGGCAGTAATAAGCTTGTTTCTCAGATTAAGAAGTCGACAAAAATTCCTGTTCTTGGTCATGCtggtaagatttttttttaaataaaaatcttCAACTTATTGTGCTGGTATTTTATATTGTACCATAGAATCTTCGATCTTGTGGAGCTATACTTTTTGCCATGAATTGGACTTGCAGTAAAGTTGCCATGTCTTCTGAACAGATGGAATTTGCCATATTTACATTGATAAGTCGGCTAATATGGACAAGGCAAAGCGCATTGTTTTGGATGCAAAGATAGATTATCCTGCAGCCTGTAATGCTATGGTAATAATTCTTATTTACTTTCTTTAAGAATGACAGTTGCATGCTTGGTTGTCCTGGCTTTCGTATGATTGCATTGTTACAAATCTAGCTTTACATTAATTGTGAACGTATACTGTAAATTTCTCATAACTGAGCTCATTCCTGACATACCATGGCTGCTGAGTTTCATTCAACTCATTGTTCTCAGGAAACACTTCTAGTACATGAGAATTTGTTAAAGAATGGTGAGCTTAATGAGCTTACTTTGGAACTCAAAAATCAAGGTGCGCCTTTCTGTTTCAAAATTACTACTTTGCGGGCCTGAGATTAATTTTAAACATAAAAATTTAATTCATGGAAAGGAAATATGTATTTACAGCTGCCTTCCATCACTAGGAAGTATTCAAACTTTTGACTGGCGTTTCTTTCTGGCGCTCGTTAAAAGAATTTCTGTTAGGTAATCAATGGTATCCTATTTTCTTACCAATAAAGCTGATTGTGTTCTTATTGGGAATGGTTTGTTTAAgcaaatctcaaataaaaattttcaatggaaaGAGGGATATGGATATCAAGTGTCGAAGTGTTGAAATCTCTAGTGCCTAGTGGAAATTGATAGGAAACATATCCTTATATTTTTAACAAGCACATAACCATCACATTTAAGTGAAACAAATTACTGTGAAGATAAATATTACAGCCTTGGATGGCTGGTAATTTAAGATGTTCTCTAGTCAGTTAGTATAATGTTAAGGAACATTGGTGCTTGGAGTAGAGACACGTAAGAGCTTCCAAAAACTGAAgtttgcaggatccttctaactaggttcCTTAAATGCTTTTAATTGCACTTCGGACTTGCATTCTGACTCctgcttcctagctgtttatacttgctaacattctGAAACACTCCTGCAACCGAACTTGTTGCCGCTTCGCTTCATGCTTCGTGGAACTCTATAAAGACCTCAAAGAAGAAGTTTGAAGGTGTATCTGATATCTCTTGAAGAAAATAAACAGAGTGATATGCAATTGACAGTGATAGATAGGGTTATGAATTTATATCTGATAAACAGTGAGGTTGGATAAATATGGGAAATAAGAAAAATGTCGGATCCTGCTGTTCCCAACAGTTGCTGACAAGAATGTACCAATGCAGTTCTGTAGTCCAACTTTCTTACACCAAATGGTGTTCTGTAAACATTTCCACAACCACTCGTGATCTTTAAAGAAAACAGAAACCTTTGTATTCTTGCATCTTCCAATTAAATGTGGCACTTTTAGGAACCACTGAAAATTTGTATAATCTTGCCCGCTGTAACTCAAACACCTCTGTTTCAATTCTAGTGGGTTTTCTGGAGTTATTGAAAGAATCAAAAGCAGAAGCGTGTTGGGCAAATCTTGCTTTGCCCAATTTTGGGTGCAGAATTTCGTTATGATCAGCCAGTGCCTAGGTGAAAGCAAACTTCTTTATCACAGAACTGCTCTTTATTCCATTCTGTTATTATCTTAGGCTGGGTTCACAATCTCTCGGAGAAACAAATTCTAAAACCATTGAAGCTGCATGCAAGTTGGCAAATTGTGAATGGTTTTGTACTGTCAGATTAAAAAGAAAATCCAGTATGCTGTATTCTGTAGCTTTTGATGTGTGTCTTACTGCAATATTCTAGAGTTTTGAACACATTTTGTCAGTTAATTAATATCAAAGTTATTTTAGCACACCATTGCATGTAGAATAATTGCTTTACCAGCTCCTGCGTCTCTTTCCAGGCGTTACCTTATATGGCGGACCAAGAGCAACTGCTGCATTAGATATTCCAGGGGCACGATCATTTCATCGTGAATACAATTCAATGTCTTGTACAGTTGAAATTGTGGATGATGTACATTCTGCAATTGCTCATATACATTGCCATGGAAGGCATGTTCTACCATCTCATAACACCTCAACCCCCAATCGTGATATTGTTTGGACGGTGAAATATTTTCAACTTCCATTTGAGAGATATGAAGAAGCTTCTTTCACTGTTTCActgtataaaaaaatttaaatttgtaAATATTGGTTTTGGCAATAAACCGATCTAACTATGGTACCCTGATGCTTTTTCAGTGCACACACCGATTGCATAATTGCTGAAGATCCTGTAGTTGCAGAAGTCTTCCTTCGTCAGGTTGACAGGTATACATGTATTTCTGCTATTATTTCATATTCATATACTATTTTAAAAGACGCGCTTCCTTTGTTCTTGAACCATGCATCTTTTGTTATGACATGTGCTTTTCCATTTTATTCTTAGTTACGGATATTTCTATTAATGTGAGATGATCACTTACAACCTGTTACAGTGTGAGCATGCATACAATGGCCccctaccatgaagatcacctggtgaAAAAAAATAAAGCTGGTACACTCATGAAGTTGGCAACATGATTACATTGGAATCAGAAACTCGTCAAGTCTGATTGTTATCGTACAgttgacccacttgatgagtgggatGTCTGATTTTCATGTGAAATGATgtttgtggtgggtccacattATGCATGGCTTGGTCGGAGGGTGATCATTCATTGTCTATTATGATTAGTTCTAATCCTATGTGATCATGCATTGTCTATTATGAGTAGTTCTAATCCTATGTGATCATTCATTGTCTATTATGAGTACTAATCCTATGTGATTCAGTTCATTATGACACTTGGAATTGCCTGGAAG belongs to Magnolia sinica isolate HGM2019 chromosome 8, MsV1, whole genome shotgun sequence and includes:
- the LOC131252790 gene encoding delta-1-pyrroline-5-carboxylate synthase-like; translation: MALYDVLFSQLDVSSSQLLVTDRDFKDPEFRMQLSETVNSLLDLKVIPIFNENDSISTRRAPYEDSSGIFWDNDSLAALLALELKADLLVLLSDVAGLYSAPPSEAHSKLIYTYVKETHQGTITFGDKSRVGRGGMTAKVKAAVCAASSGTPVVITSGFGTDNIIKVIQGERVGTLFHQHAILGCPRKQVGAREMAVAARECSRRLQGLSSQDRRKFLLDIADALDTNEKLITVENEADVAAAQQAGYDKSLLSRLTLKPGKISSLSKSIRVLADMEEPIGYVLKRTEIADGLVLDKTSCPLGVLLIVFESRPDALVQIASLAIRSGNGLLLKGGKEAMRSNAILHKVITEAIPDKVGKNLIGLVSSREEIPYLLKLDDVIDLVIPRGSNKLVSQIKKSTKIPVLGHADGICHIYIDKSANMDKAKRIVLDAKIDYPAACNAMETLLVHENLLKNGELNELTLELKNQGVTLYGGPRATAALDIPGARSFHREYNSMSCTVEIVDDVHSAIAHIHCHGSAHTDCIIAEDPVVAEVFLRQVDSAAVFHNASTRFCDGARFGLGAEVGISTSRIHARGPVGVEGLLTTRWILRGSGQVVNGDKGVVYTHRTLHLKSQDSQHHGLPNGKPR